In Chloroflexota bacterium, the genomic window GCGCTCATTCGGACGCATTGACATTTGGCCCGCCTAGCCTACGACCGGGTCCGGCACGGCCCGGTTCGCGATCGGGTTGGGCCACCAGTGATCTTCGTAACCGCTCCACATGCCGCGCAGCTTGGGCATCACCTCGGATGCGAACAGCGCAGTGTTCTGCATGGTCAAGTCCTTGGGCATGCTGCCGATCTGCAGCAACACCATCAGGTGACCGACCCGCAGACCCTCGACCGCCTCGCGCATCCGATCGGCGACGGTTTCCGGGCTGCCGCCGATGACGTAGCCCTCTTCGACGAAGTCCTTCCACTTCATTTCAGTGCGCTTGCGGGCGTGCGAGCGGCTCAGGTTGCTGCCGACGCCCTTTTTCAGGGTCTTGATCGAGCGGTAGCCGGGAGCCTCGGTGAACCCCGGGTAGACGTGGAGGTTCTTCTTGAAGAAGTACTCGATGTGCGGTGCGTAATCCTCCTCCGCCTTGGCGTCGGTCTCGGAAACCGCAACCAGTTGCAGGAACCCGGCCCGGTAGGGGTTGTCGTCGACGCCCAGGTTTTCCATCTCGCGCCAAAAACCCTTCATCACCCGGGTGCCGTGCTTGTACCCGGAGTAACTCAGGTAGCAGTAAACGTAGTTCATTCGGCTGGTCCACTCCCAGGTTTCGACGCTGCCGCTGCCTGGAACCCAGACCGGGGGATGCGGTTTCTGTAGCGGGCGCGGCCAGATGTTCACGTAGCGGTTCTGGGTGTACTTGCCGTTAAAGGCAAACAGGTCCGGTTCGGTCCAGGCGCGGATGATCAGGTCGTGGGCCTCGTGGTAACGGTCGCGCAGGGTGGCCGGGTTCGCCCCGTAGGCGAAGTTGGTGTCCATCGATGTCCCGGTCGGGAATCCCGCCACCAGGCGACCGCCGCTGGCCACGTCCAGCATCGCGAATTCCTCGGCAACTCGCAGCGGCGGGTTGTACAGCGCCAGGCTGTTGCCCATCACCACGATGGCCGCCTCGGTAGTGCGCCGAACCAGGGCGGACGCCATCAGGTTGGGCGAGGGCATGATCCCGTAGGCGTTGTTGTGGTGCTCGTTGACGCAGATCCCGTCGAAACCCACCGCGGCGGCGTGCTCGAGCTCGTCCAAGTACTCGTTGTAGAGGACGTGCGCCTTCTCGGCATCGTAGAGGTGGCTGGGCGGGTCGACCCAGACGCTGCGGTATTTCTGCTCGAAATCGGGCGGCAGATGCCGGTAGGGCATCAGATGGAACCAACAAATCTTCACGCTCTGCTCCGGGACTGACCGCCGAGGTTTTAAGAAGGGGCAACAACCCCTTCCGTGCAGGTATTAAACCCTGTGACGGACGTTAGACACCGGCAAGTCCCCGGTCAGGTATCGCCCGGACGGCGGGCCCGAAAACTGCGGCCGCCCGCCCGGCTCGGCAGCAGATTCGGAGGCCAAGGTAGTGGTTGGGCCCCGCAATCAGACCGCTGATTGACCGAAAATAGTCTCGCCGGGATGGGCGGGGGCCGGCGTCGGGTTACGCGTTCCGGCGGTGCCCGCACTTCCGACGCTTCCGCTTCCTCTGCTCATCTACCCGCAGCGGCGGGACGTGTCGCAATAAAAGTCCAGTTTTCGGATCGGTCACGCCAGCTTTCCGCCGGGCAAATCCCAGTCCGCCAATTTGCAAAGGCCGGTCGAGTCCTCCCATGAACCAACCAGGTGCGCCGGCGGTTGCCGCCGCCGAATCCGGCCCGCGCGGGCCGGATAGCGACACGGTTGGTCGGACGCGGTCGCGTCGGCAGGTCGTCATCACGATGGGCGGACTGCTGCTGGCCGTATTTCTGGCCTCGCTCGATCAGACGGTCGTGGGAACCGCCATTCCCAGGATCGTGACCGATCTGGGCGGCTTCGATCGGTTCACGTGGATTACGACGTCGTACATCGTGGCCTCGATCACCTTCGTCCCGATAGTCGGGCGCTTGTCCGACCTTTACGGGCGCAAGGCGTTCTTCATCGGCGGAATCCTGCTGTTCCTGGTCGGATCGGTACTGGCCGGGGCGAGCCAGACGATGAACCAGCTGATCGCGGCGCGGGCCGTGCAGGGAGTCGGCGGGGGAGCGATGATGGCGCTCGCCTTTACCACCGTTGCCGATCTATTCGCCCCGCGCGAGCGCGGCAAGTACACCGGATACGTGGCGGCGGTGTACGGTTTCTCTTCGATGATCGGGCCCGTGCTCGGCGGTCTGATAACCGACAACCTCTCATGGCACTGGATCTTCTACGTGAACGTGCCGCTGGGGTCGGCGGTGATATTCCTCTTCATTCGCTTTTTTCCCAACGTCAGGCCCGCCAAGCGCAAGCACCGCCTGGACTACCCGGGAATGGCGTTGCTGATCGCGGCGGTCGTTTCGCTCCTGGTGGGGCTATCGTTGGCCGGCGTCGAGTACGCCTGGAGCTCGCCGCAAATAATCGGTACTTTGCTGTTCGCCGCGGTAACGGCGATTGCGTTCATCGTCGTCGAATGGCGTTCCGCGGATCCGATCATGCCGCTTTCGATCTATTCGGACCGCATCGTGTCCATTTCGCTGGCGGTCACATTCCTGACCGGGTTCGCGATGTTCGGGACGATCATCTTCATCCCGCTGTTCTTCCAGGCCGTCCTGGGAACGTCGGCGACCAGTAGCGGGTCTTTCCTCACGCCCATGATGCTCAGCATGGTGCTGGCCGCCGCACTCTCCGGACAGGCTCTCTCGCGCTTCGGCGGGCACTACCGGATACAGGGCCTGA contains:
- a CDS encoding LLM class flavin-dependent oxidoreductase is translated as MKICWFHLMPYRHLPPDFEQKYRSVWVDPPSHLYDAEKAHVLYNEYLDELEHAAAVGFDGICVNEHHNNAYGIMPSPNLMASALVRRTTEAAIVVMGNSLALYNPPLRVAEEFAMLDVASGGRLVAGFPTGTSMDTNFAYGANPATLRDRYHEAHDLIIRAWTEPDLFAFNGKYTQNRYVNIWPRPLQKPHPPVWVPGSGSVETWEWTSRMNYVYCYLSYSGYKHGTRVMKGFWREMENLGVDDNPYRAGFLQLVAVSETDAKAEEDYAPHIEYFFKKNLHVYPGFTEAPGYRSIKTLKKGVGSNLSRSHARKRTEMKWKDFVEEGYVIGGSPETVADRMREAVEGLRVGHLMVLLQIGSMPKDLTMQNTALFASEVMPKLRGMWSGYEDHWWPNPIANRAVPDPVVG
- a CDS encoding MFS transporter, which produces MNQPGAPAVAAAESGPRGPDSDTVGRTRSRRQVVITMGGLLLAVFLASLDQTVVGTAIPRIVTDLGGFDRFTWITTSYIVASITFVPIVGRLSDLYGRKAFFIGGILLFLVGSVLAGASQTMNQLIAARAVQGVGGGAMMALAFTTVADLFAPRERGKYTGYVAAVYGFSSMIGPVLGGLITDNLSWHWIFYVNVPLGSAVIFLFIRFFPNVRPAKRKHRLDYPGMALLIAAVVSLLVGLSLAGVEYAWSSPQIIGTLLFAAVTAIAFIVVEWRSADPIMPLSIYSDRIVSISLAVTFLTGFAMFGTIIFIPLFFQAVLGTSATSSGSFLTPMMLSMVLAAALSGQALSRFGGHYRIQGLIGFAIFLVGLVFTSQMTPDTSFLEAVAFITVLGFGVGITYPCFSISVQNAVPAQLLGAATSATQFFRQIGGALGLAVLGSYMTARFHSRALEALSAEVQSAFPSHQLDDLAENPQALVNPEALDRLRASISGQDEQLLAQLLESLRSVLSSSISEVFLVVTVSVVIAFAMVIFLPESPLSDRRPHQADQPQKTA